Proteins co-encoded in one Streptomyces sp. JH34 genomic window:
- a CDS encoding carboxyl transferase domain-containing protein, giving the protein MTVLPTALDTTGPDYAAHREAMLAKLAELETEHAKALAGGGEKYTARHRKRGKLLARERIELLVDPDTPFLELSPLAAWGSDYAVGASLVTGIGIVSGVECLITANDPTVRGGASNPWTLKKALRANEIAFANRLPCISLVESGGADLPSQKEIFIPGGALFRDLTRLSAAGIPTVAVVFGNSTAGGAYVPGMSDHTVMIKERSKVFLGGPPLVKMATGEESDDESLGGAEMHARTSGLADHYALDEHDALRQARRIVARLNWRKAHPDPGPAEPPKYDEDELVGIVPGDLKVPFDPREVIARLVDGSDFDAFKPLYGTSLVTGWARLHGYPVGILANAQGVLFSEESQKAAQFIQLANQRDIPLLFLHNTTGYMVGKEYEQGGIIKHGAMMINAVSNSKVPHLSVLMGASYGAGHYGMCGRAYDPRFLFAWPSSKSAVMGAQQLAGVLSIVARASSAAKGLPYDDEADAGLRAMVEQQIESESLPMFLSGRLYDDGVIDPRDTRTVLGMCLSAIHTAPVEGARGFGVFRM; this is encoded by the coding sequence ATGACCGTCCTGCCCACCGCGCTCGACACCACGGGCCCCGACTACGCCGCCCACCGCGAGGCGATGCTCGCGAAGCTCGCCGAGCTGGAGACCGAGCACGCCAAGGCCCTCGCCGGCGGCGGCGAGAAGTACACGGCCCGCCACCGGAAGCGCGGAAAGCTCCTCGCCCGCGAGCGGATCGAGCTGCTGGTCGACCCGGACACCCCGTTCCTGGAGCTGTCCCCGCTGGCGGCCTGGGGCAGCGACTACGCGGTGGGTGCCTCGCTCGTCACCGGCATCGGGATCGTGTCCGGCGTCGAGTGCCTGATCACCGCCAACGACCCGACGGTACGCGGCGGGGCCTCCAACCCGTGGACCTTGAAGAAGGCGCTACGGGCCAACGAGATCGCCTTCGCCAACCGGCTGCCCTGCATCAGCCTCGTGGAGTCGGGCGGGGCCGACCTGCCCTCCCAGAAGGAGATCTTCATCCCGGGCGGGGCGCTGTTCCGCGACCTGACGCGGCTGTCCGCCGCCGGGATCCCCACCGTCGCCGTGGTGTTCGGCAACTCCACGGCCGGAGGCGCGTACGTCCCCGGCATGTCCGACCACACCGTGATGATCAAGGAGCGGTCCAAGGTCTTCCTCGGCGGACCGCCCCTGGTGAAGATGGCCACCGGCGAGGAGAGCGACGACGAGTCCCTCGGCGGCGCCGAGATGCACGCCCGCACCTCCGGTCTCGCCGACCACTACGCCCTCGACGAGCACGACGCGCTGCGCCAGGCCCGCCGGATCGTCGCCCGGCTCAACTGGCGCAAGGCACACCCGGATCCGGGCCCCGCCGAGCCGCCGAAGTACGACGAGGACGAACTCGTGGGGATCGTGCCCGGCGACCTCAAGGTCCCCTTCGACCCGCGCGAGGTCATCGCCCGGCTGGTCGACGGCTCGGACTTCGACGCCTTCAAACCGCTCTACGGCACGAGCCTGGTCACCGGCTGGGCGCGCCTGCACGGCTACCCCGTCGGCATCCTCGCCAACGCGCAGGGCGTGCTGTTCAGCGAGGAGTCGCAGAAGGCCGCGCAGTTCATCCAGCTGGCCAACCAGCGCGACATCCCCCTCCTCTTCCTGCACAACACCACCGGCTACATGGTCGGCAAGGAGTACGAGCAGGGCGGCATCATCAAGCACGGCGCGATGATGATCAACGCGGTGTCCAACTCCAAGGTCCCGCACCTCTCCGTGCTGATGGGCGCCTCCTACGGCGCCGGGCACTACGGCATGTGCGGCCGGGCCTACGACCCCCGCTTCCTGTTCGCCTGGCCCAGCAGCAAGTCCGCCGTCATGGGAGCCCAGCAGCTCGCCGGCGTCCTCTCCATCGTCGCCCGCGCCTCCTCCGCCGCGAAGGGGCTGCCCTACGACGACGAGGCCGACGCCGGGCTGCGCGCCATGGTGGAACAGCAGATCGAGTCCGAGTCGCTGCCGATGTTCCTCTCGGGGCGGCTGTACGACGACGGGGTCATCGACCCCCGCGACACCAGGACCGTCCTCGGGATGTGCCTGTCCGCGATCCATACGGCACCGGTCGAAGGCGCGCGCGGCTTCGGCGTCTTCCGGATGTGA
- a CDS encoding acyclic terpene utilization AtuA family protein: MTRPLRIGNASGFYGDRFDAVHDMLTDGPLDVLTGDYLAELTMLILGRSRLKDPKRGYASTFLRQLEENLGLAHERGVKIVTNAGGLNPAGLADAVRALADRTGIPVRVAHVEGDSRPVPDGCLTANAYLGGGGIAACLRGGADIVVTGRVTDAALVTGPAAAHFGWGPGDHDALAGAVVAGHVLECGTQATGGNYSFFGDHDVRRPGFPLAEIHADGSSVITKHDGTGGVVDIGTVTAQLLYETAGARYAGPDVTARLDTVRLTQDGPDRVRISGVRGEAPPSTLKVGVNRLGGWRNEVVFVLTGLDIDAKSRLVKDQFADALDRAGSKPAEVRWELARTDRADAGTEETASALLRLVVRDPDAEAVGRAVSGAAVELALGSYPGFHVTAPPGKGAPYGVFEAAYVPAGEVEHVAVLPDGSREAVPAAGSYRELDAVAEPDLPEPLPAGPTRAVPLGRIAGARSGDKGGDANVGVWVRSDDAWRWLAHELTVARFRELLPETAGLTVVRHVLPRLRALNFVVRGLLGEGVAAQARFDPQAKALGEWLRSRHVTVPVQLPADPEVIA, encoded by the coding sequence GTGACCCGGCCCCTGCGCATCGGCAACGCCTCCGGCTTCTACGGTGACCGCTTCGACGCCGTGCACGACATGCTCACCGACGGCCCGCTGGACGTCCTGACCGGTGACTACCTCGCCGAACTCACCATGCTCATCCTGGGCCGCAGCCGCCTCAAGGACCCGAAGCGCGGATACGCCTCGACGTTCCTCCGGCAGCTGGAGGAGAACCTCGGACTCGCCCACGAGCGGGGCGTGAAGATCGTCACCAACGCCGGCGGCCTCAACCCGGCCGGGCTCGCCGACGCCGTGAGGGCGCTGGCGGACCGGACCGGCATACCCGTGCGCGTCGCCCATGTGGAGGGCGACAGCCGCCCGGTGCCCGACGGCTGCCTCACCGCCAACGCCTACCTCGGCGGTGGAGGCATCGCCGCATGTCTGCGGGGCGGGGCCGACATCGTCGTCACCGGCCGGGTCACCGACGCCGCCCTCGTCACCGGCCCCGCCGCCGCCCACTTCGGCTGGGGTCCCGGCGACCACGACGCGCTCGCCGGGGCCGTCGTCGCCGGGCACGTCCTGGAGTGCGGGACGCAGGCCACCGGCGGGAACTACTCCTTCTTCGGCGACCACGACGTCCGCCGGCCGGGCTTCCCGCTCGCCGAGATCCACGCGGACGGAAGCAGCGTCATCACCAAGCACGACGGGACGGGCGGCGTCGTCGACATCGGCACCGTCACCGCCCAACTGCTGTACGAGACCGCCGGCGCCCGCTACGCCGGACCCGACGTCACCGCCCGGCTCGACACCGTGCGGCTCACCCAGGACGGGCCCGACCGGGTGCGGATCAGCGGTGTACGCGGAGAGGCGCCGCCCTCCACGCTGAAGGTCGGCGTCAACCGGCTCGGTGGCTGGCGCAACGAGGTCGTCTTCGTGCTGACGGGACTCGACATCGACGCCAAGTCCCGTCTCGTGAAGGACCAGTTCGCCGACGCCCTCGACCGCGCGGGCTCTAAGCCCGCCGAGGTGCGGTGGGAGCTCGCCCGTACCGACCGGGCCGACGCCGGCACCGAGGAGACGGCGAGTGCCCTGCTCCGGCTGGTCGTGCGCGACCCGGACGCGGAGGCGGTCGGCCGCGCCGTGTCCGGAGCGGCGGTCGAGCTGGCACTCGGCAGCTACCCGGGCTTCCACGTGACCGCCCCGCCCGGCAAGGGCGCTCCGTACGGGGTGTTCGAGGCCGCGTACGTACCGGCCGGCGAGGTCGAGCACGTCGCCGTGCTGCCGGACGGGTCACGGGAGGCTGTACCGGCCGCCGGGTCGTACAGAGAGCTCGACGCGGTGGCGGAACCGGACCTGCCCGAACCGCTGCCCGCCGGTCCCACACGTGCCGTCCCCCTCGGGCGGATCGCGGGCGCCCGCAGCGGCGACAAGGGCGGGGACGCCAACGTCGGGGTGTGGGTCCGCTCCGACGACGCCTGGCGGTGGCTGGCCCACGAACTGACCGTCGCCCGCTTCCGGGAGCTCCTTCCGGAGACCGCCGGACTCACCGTCGTACGCCATGTCCTGCCCCGGCTGCGGGCGCTCAACTTCGTCGTCCGCGGCCTCCTCGGCGAGGGCGTCGCGGCGCAGGCACGGTTCGACCCGCAGGCGAAGGCGCTGGGGGAGTGGCTGCGGTCCCGGCACGTCACCGTCCCCGTGCAGCTGCCGGCCGATCCGGAGGTGATCGCATGA
- a CDS encoding TIGR03084 family metal-binding protein, protein MPDASAVTAAVLDDMREESDELDLLVAGLSAQEWTAPTPAEGWTVAHQIAHLNWTDEVALVAATQPDSFSAEVEKALAAPETFVDEAAEEAVAALTPADLLVEWREGRARLQEALRAAPDGAKLPWYGPPMSVASMATARLMETWAHGQDIADALGVTRRPTARLRHVARIGVRARDYAYFVRGLRPPAEQFRVELRAEDGGLTVYGPEDAGQRVTGPLLDFCLLVTQRAHRDDLAVEAVGPDAGQWLDIAQAFAGPAGPGRPRKADAGPAGPGRPRKADR, encoded by the coding sequence GTGCCCGACGCATCGGCCGTGACCGCCGCCGTGCTCGACGACATGCGTGAGGAGAGCGACGAACTCGACCTGCTGGTAGCGGGGTTGAGTGCGCAGGAGTGGACCGCACCGACCCCTGCCGAGGGGTGGACCGTCGCCCACCAGATCGCCCACCTCAACTGGACCGACGAGGTGGCCCTGGTCGCCGCCACGCAGCCCGACTCCTTCTCCGCCGAGGTGGAGAAGGCGCTCGCGGCCCCCGAGACCTTCGTCGACGAGGCGGCCGAGGAGGCCGTCGCCGCCCTGACGCCCGCGGACCTGCTCGTGGAGTGGCGGGAGGGGAGGGCGCGGCTCCAGGAAGCGCTCCGCGCGGCGCCGGACGGAGCGAAACTGCCCTGGTACGGCCCGCCCATGAGCGTCGCCTCGATGGCGACCGCCCGCCTCATGGAGACCTGGGCGCACGGCCAGGACATCGCCGACGCGCTCGGGGTGACCAGGAGGCCGACCGCACGGCTGCGGCACGTCGCCAGGATCGGTGTCCGGGCCCGGGACTACGCCTACTTCGTGCGGGGCCTGCGACCTCCCGCCGAGCAGTTCCGGGTGGAGCTGCGCGCGGAGGACGGCGGGTTGACGGTGTACGGGCCCGAGGACGCAGGTCAGCGGGTCACCGGGCCGCTCCTCGACTTCTGTCTGCTCGTCACCCAGCGCGCCCACCGGGACGACCTCGCCGTCGAGGCGGTGGGCCCGGACGCCGGGCAGTGGCTGGACATCGCGCAGGCCTTCGCCGGGCCCGCCGGACCCGGGCGCCCCCGGAAGGCGGACGCCGGGCCCGCCGGACCCGGGCGCCCCCGGAAGGCGGACCGGTGA
- a CDS encoding CopG family transcriptional regulator, translated as MKKTTVYLPEELEVRLDAESSATGVSKAELIRRGVAMILDHAERPKRSGDLPVFDSGRPLSPEAMDDVVYEHIKERAARR; from the coding sequence ATGAAAAAGACCACGGTGTACCTTCCCGAGGAACTGGAAGTGCGGCTGGACGCCGAGTCGTCCGCGACGGGGGTCAGCAAGGCGGAGCTCATCAGAAGGGGCGTCGCCATGATCCTGGACCACGCGGAGCGGCCCAAGCGCAGCGGAGATCTCCCGGTCTTCGACAGCGGGCGCCCGCTCAGCCCCGAGGCGATGGACGACGTGGTGTACGAGCACATCAAGGAACGAGCAGCGCGCCGTTGA
- a CDS encoding PIN domain-containing protein: MIIVADTSALYAAFDSAQPEHSGAAKILEYERLAISPLVLTELDHLVHRDLGFPAAMRVMEALNARVTDGQYRLADLRPADLVAAHTVRRDYGGLRLDLADAVGVVLADRYRTDRVFTLDQRNFRAVKPLTPGFSAFRILPADG, encoded by the coding sequence TTGATCATCGTCGCCGACACATCCGCCCTGTACGCGGCGTTCGACAGCGCGCAGCCTGAGCATTCCGGCGCAGCGAAGATCCTGGAGTACGAGAGACTGGCCATCTCTCCGCTGGTGCTCACGGAGCTGGACCACCTCGTCCACCGGGACCTCGGCTTCCCGGCGGCCATGCGGGTCATGGAAGCCCTCAACGCGCGCGTCACGGACGGCCAGTACAGACTCGCGGACCTGAGACCCGCCGACCTGGTCGCGGCGCACACGGTACGCCGCGACTACGGGGGGCTGCGGCTGGACCTCGCGGACGCGGTGGGAGTCGTCCTCGCCGACCGGTACAGGACCGACCGCGTCTTCACTCTCGACCAGCGGAACTTCAGGGCCGTCAAACCCCTGACCCCCGGGTTCAGCGCGTTCCGGATCCTTCCGGCCGACGGCTGA
- a CDS encoding DUF664 domain-containing protein, translated as MPERDDLLALVTDQRTNFLYTVAGLDDAGARARTTVSELTLGGLLKHLGLVQRSWLDVVEGTAPAEVGWADLDPDGNRMTDTETVPDLLEAFHAAAAAFDCAAREEADLDREVTLPTYPWSPPEPVVWTVRRVLWHIFREIAHHSGHADIIREALDGASTTARMAEAASKGQ; from the coding sequence ATGCCTGAACGCGACGACCTGCTCGCCCTCGTGACCGATCAGCGCACCAACTTTCTCTACACCGTCGCCGGACTGGACGACGCGGGGGCCCGCGCCCGGACGACGGTCAGCGAGCTGACCCTCGGAGGGCTCCTGAAGCACCTCGGTCTCGTGCAGCGCAGCTGGCTGGACGTCGTCGAGGGCACCGCTCCCGCCGAGGTCGGCTGGGCGGACCTCGACCCCGACGGCAACCGGATGACCGACACCGAGACGGTGCCCGATCTGCTGGAGGCCTTCCACGCGGCGGCGGCCGCGTTCGACTGCGCGGCGCGCGAGGAGGCCGACCTCGACCGCGAGGTCACGCTGCCCACCTACCCCTGGTCGCCCCCGGAGCCGGTCGTCTGGACCGTCCGTCGCGTCCTGTGGCACATCTTCCGGGAGATCGCCCACCACAGCGGCCACGCCGACATCATTCGCGAGGCCCTCGACGGTGCCAGCACCACGGCGAGGATGGCCGAGGCGGCGTCGAAGGGGCAGTAG
- a CDS encoding EamA family transporter, whose amino-acid sequence MDDPRVVAESAAAVTVPEAVSALDGTGRGPSRRAAALGPVALVVAGGLSVQFGAAVAVLLMPKAGALGVVTLRLAAAALVMLVVCRPKLRGHSRADWGTVVAFGIAMGGMNTLFYQAADRIPLGAAVTLEVLGPLVLSVVASRRLVSLVWAALALCGVFLLSGGGFDRLDPVGVAFALGAGVMWALYILFSARTGRRFPQADGLALAMVVAAALSLPLGIMESGSKLVVPSTLGLGIAVALLSSVLPYTLELMALRRLPAPTFAVLMSLEPAIAATAGFLILDQALSTTDALAIALVIGASMGAVRSQTRGPRKR is encoded by the coding sequence GTGGACGACCCCCGCGTTGTCGCAGAGTCGGCCGCAGCCGTCACCGTCCCCGAGGCGGTGTCCGCGCTCGACGGGACGGGCCGCGGCCCGTCCCGCCGCGCGGCCGCGCTCGGCCCGGTGGCGCTGGTGGTGGCGGGCGGCCTGTCCGTGCAGTTCGGCGCGGCGGTCGCCGTCCTGCTGATGCCGAAGGCGGGCGCACTCGGCGTCGTCACCCTGCGCCTCGCGGCGGCCGCACTCGTCATGCTGGTCGTCTGCCGGCCGAAGCTCCGCGGGCACTCGCGCGCGGACTGGGGCACCGTGGTGGCCTTCGGCATCGCGATGGGCGGGATGAACACGCTCTTCTACCAGGCCGCCGACCGCATCCCGCTGGGCGCGGCCGTCACCCTGGAGGTACTGGGCCCGCTGGTGCTGTCCGTCGTCGCCTCCCGCCGCCTGGTCAGCCTCGTCTGGGCGGCGCTGGCACTCTGCGGCGTGTTCCTGCTCAGCGGCGGAGGCTTCGACCGTCTGGACCCCGTCGGGGTGGCGTTCGCCCTCGGCGCGGGCGTCATGTGGGCGCTGTACATCCTCTTCAGTGCCCGCACCGGACGCCGCTTCCCGCAGGCGGACGGACTGGCCCTGGCCATGGTGGTGGCGGCGGCCCTCTCGCTGCCCCTCGGCATCATGGAGTCCGGCTCGAAGCTCGTGGTGCCGTCCACGCTGGGGCTGGGCATCGCCGTGGCGCTGCTGAGCTCGGTCCTCCCGTACACCCTCGAACTCATGGCCCTGCGCCGCCTGCCCGCCCCCACCTTCGCGGTCCTCATGAGCCTCGAACCGGCCATCGCGGCCACGGCCGGCTTCCTCATCCTCGACCAGGCCCTCTCCACCACCGACGCCCTCGCCATCGCCCTGGTCATCGGGGCGAGCATGGGAGCGGTGCGCAGTCAGACACGGGGCCCGCGGAAGCGTTGA
- a CDS encoding LysR family transcriptional regulator: MSTGQRTGNGGRGIEVRHLRAFLAISDEGSVTRAATRLRVTQPVVSRTLAALERHLGVRLVDRSTHHLVLTPEGVAFRDKAAAAVAAFDEALDPGRLRDWPLRLGHAWSAFGPYTTPLLRTWQQRYPQTPLELLRIDDRTAGLTRGEVDAALLRGPVDTPGLVTEVLFTEVRVAAVAADGPLATRTSLSLADLTCGAVVLNTVSGATTLDLWPPRSRPAATLTVANTDDWLTAIAAGRGTGVSGNSTAQMHPHAGVAYVPLDDAPPLPVLLARRDGPGHPALPRLAALAREIVARAQRDRP, translated from the coding sequence ATGAGCACTGGACAGCGCACCGGGAACGGCGGCCGCGGTATCGAGGTCCGGCATCTGCGGGCCTTCCTCGCGATCTCCGACGAGGGCAGCGTCACCCGCGCCGCCACCCGGCTCCGGGTCACCCAGCCAGTCGTGTCCCGCACGCTCGCCGCCCTGGAGCGGCACCTGGGCGTCCGGCTCGTCGACCGGTCCACCCACCACCTCGTCCTCACCCCCGAGGGCGTCGCCTTCCGCGACAAGGCCGCCGCGGCGGTCGCCGCCTTCGACGAGGCCCTCGACCCCGGCAGGCTGCGCGACTGGCCGCTGCGGCTCGGGCACGCCTGGTCCGCGTTCGGCCCGTACACGACACCACTGCTGCGGACCTGGCAGCAGCGGTACCCGCAGACCCCGCTCGAACTGCTGCGCATCGACGACCGCACGGCCGGTCTGACCCGGGGCGAGGTGGACGCGGCCCTCCTCCGAGGACCCGTGGACACGCCCGGACTCGTCACCGAGGTGCTGTTCACCGAGGTACGGGTGGCGGCCGTGGCCGCCGACGGCCCGCTCGCCACCCGCACCTCCCTGTCACTGGCCGACCTGACCTGCGGCGCGGTCGTCCTCAACACCGTCTCGGGCGCCACCACTCTGGATCTGTGGCCCCCGCGGTCGCGCCCGGCCGCCACGCTCACCGTCGCCAACACCGACGACTGGCTCACCGCCATCGCGGCCGGACGGGGCACCGGGGTCTCGGGGAACTCCACCGCCCAGATGCATCCGCACGCCGGGGTCGCCTACGTCCCGCTGGACGACGCCCCTCCGCTCCCCGTCCTGCTCGCCCGCCGGGACGGCCCCGGTCACCCGGCGCTGCCCCGACTGGCCGCGCTGGCCCGGGAGATCGTGGCGCGCGCACAGCGGGATCGGCCCTGA
- a CDS encoding FAD-binding and (Fe-S)-binding domain-containing protein, protein MPATDLVRALAQAVRGDVESDATARALTTMDASNYRRVPRAVVAPRDADDVAEALRVCREHATPVVPRGAGTSIAGQATGTGVVLDLTRHMRRIVELDPASRTAVVQPGVVLDDLRAAAAPHGLTFGPDPSTHSRCTLGGMIGNNSCGAHSVAWGTTADNLRSLRVVRYGGGEALHVGRGMPDAPPGLDGFAAGHLALLRTGFPELPRRISGYALDALLPENGPDHARALCGSEGTLAVVTEATVRLVGTPAARALAVLGYTDEAAAAEAAPGLLPYGPLTVEGMAADLVREPAGLPRGAAWLFVETGGDTPAEARDRANRILRAADALDGTVVTDPAAMRTLWRIREDAAGTATRMPDGTEAWPGWEDCAVPPARLGPYLRDFRALLAGHGLRGTPYGHFGDGCIHVRIDFDLLTEHGVARFRRFSEDQAALVVAHGGSLSGEHGDGQARAELLPRMYGNDMVHLFNRFKDLWDPDGGLNPGILARPARLDENLRFAVLPRRPVDVTFGYPHDGGDFSAAVSRCVGVAKCRTAKPGPDVMCPSFRATGEEAHSTRGRARLLHEMLAGEVITDGWRSTEVRDALDLCLSCKGCRTDCPVGVDMATYKAEFLHHHYRNRLRPAAHYAMGGLPRWLRVAAPVAGVLNALARIGPLAALARRLGGIDPRRALPVLARRTLRSWVRARRTPVTGETVVLWPDTFTDHLSPETGRAAVRVLESAGRTPVLPARGVCCGLTYVSTGRLDAARAVMRRTLGRMGPATGAPVVVLEPSCAATLRTDLPELLPDDPRAAALAASVRTLAQYLEEYAPDWTPPRLDRRVAGQTHCHQHAVLGDAAERRLRERAGLTGELSGGCCGLAGNFGFEKGHWDVSVACAEDQLLPAVREAEPGTELLADGFSCRTQLDQLAGRRARHLVEVLAEGLPPETGEAPPGRAARRRGRP, encoded by the coding sequence ATGCCCGCCACCGACCTCGTCCGAGCCCTGGCCCAGGCCGTCCGCGGCGACGTGGAGTCCGACGCGACCGCCCGCGCCCTGACGACCATGGACGCCTCCAACTACCGCCGCGTCCCGCGAGCGGTCGTGGCCCCACGCGATGCCGACGACGTCGCCGAGGCGCTGCGCGTCTGCCGGGAGCACGCCACCCCCGTCGTGCCCCGGGGCGCCGGCACCTCCATCGCCGGTCAGGCCACCGGCACCGGTGTCGTCCTGGACCTCACCCGCCACATGCGGCGCATCGTCGAGCTGGACCCCGCCTCCCGCACCGCCGTCGTCCAGCCCGGCGTCGTCCTGGACGACCTGCGGGCAGCCGCCGCCCCGCACGGGCTGACCTTCGGCCCCGACCCGTCCACCCACAGCCGCTGCACGCTCGGCGGCATGATCGGCAACAACTCCTGCGGCGCCCACTCCGTCGCCTGGGGCACCACGGCCGACAACCTCCGCAGCCTGCGCGTCGTGCGCTACGGGGGAGGCGAGGCCCTGCACGTCGGACGCGGGATGCCCGACGCGCCACCCGGCCTCGACGGGTTCGCCGCCGGCCACCTCGCCCTCCTGCGCACCGGCTTCCCCGAACTCCCGCGCCGCATCTCCGGTTACGCCCTGGACGCACTGCTCCCCGAGAACGGACCCGACCACGCCCGCGCCCTCTGCGGCAGCGAGGGAACACTCGCCGTGGTCACCGAGGCGACCGTCCGCCTCGTCGGGACGCCCGCCGCCCGCGCACTCGCCGTCCTCGGCTACACCGACGAGGCGGCCGCCGCCGAAGCCGCCCCCGGCCTCCTCCCGTACGGCCCGCTCACCGTCGAGGGCATGGCCGCCGACCTCGTACGCGAACCGGCCGGTCTGCCGCGCGGCGCGGCCTGGCTGTTCGTGGAGACGGGCGGCGACACCCCCGCCGAGGCCCGTGACCGTGCGAACCGCATCCTGCGCGCGGCCGACGCCCTGGACGGCACCGTCGTCACCGACCCCGCCGCCATGCGCACCCTGTGGCGCATCCGCGAGGACGCCGCCGGCACGGCGACCCGGATGCCGGACGGCACGGAGGCGTGGCCCGGCTGGGAGGACTGTGCGGTACCCCCCGCCCGGCTCGGCCCCTACCTGCGCGACTTCCGGGCCCTGCTCGCCGGACACGGGCTGCGCGGCACCCCGTACGGGCACTTCGGCGACGGCTGCATCCACGTACGCATCGACTTCGACCTGCTGACCGAGCACGGCGTGGCCCGCTTCCGCCGCTTCTCCGAGGACCAGGCCGCCCTCGTCGTCGCGCACGGCGGATCTCTGAGCGGCGAACACGGCGACGGGCAGGCCAGGGCCGAGCTGCTGCCCCGGATGTACGGAAACGACATGGTCCACCTGTTCAACCGCTTCAAGGACCTCTGGGACCCCGACGGCGGACTGAACCCCGGCATCCTCGCCCGCCCCGCACGGCTCGACGAGAACCTCCGCTTCGCGGTGCTCCCCCGCCGCCCCGTGGACGTCACCTTCGGCTACCCGCACGACGGCGGTGACTTCTCGGCAGCCGTAAGCCGCTGTGTCGGGGTCGCCAAGTGCCGTACGGCGAAGCCGGGTCCGGACGTCATGTGCCCCTCCTTCCGCGCGACGGGGGAGGAGGCCCACTCGACCCGGGGCCGCGCCCGGCTGCTCCACGAGATGCTCGCCGGCGAGGTGATCACCGACGGCTGGCGGTCCACGGAGGTGCGGGACGCGCTCGACCTCTGCCTCTCCTGCAAGGGCTGCCGCACCGACTGCCCGGTGGGCGTCGACATGGCCACGTACAAGGCGGAGTTCCTCCACCACCACTACAGGAACCGGCTGCGCCCGGCGGCGCACTACGCGATGGGCGGTCTCCCCCGCTGGCTGCGCGTGGCGGCCCCCGTCGCCGGGGTGCTCAACGCCCTCGCGCGGATCGGACCGCTCGCCGCCCTCGCACGGAGACTCGGCGGCATCGATCCGCGCCGGGCGCTCCCGGTCCTGGCCCGGCGGACGCTGCGGTCCTGGGTGCGTGCCCGCCGGACACCGGTGACCGGGGAGACCGTCGTCCTCTGGCCGGACACCTTCACCGACCACCTCTCCCCGGAGACCGGCCGCGCCGCGGTCCGGGTCCTCGAGTCGGCCGGGCGGACACCGGTGCTGCCCGCCCGGGGCGTGTGCTGCGGCCTCACCTACGTGTCGACGGGCCGGCTCGACGCGGCCCGTGCCGTCATGCGCCGCACCCTGGGCCGGATGGGCCCGGCGACCGGCGCCCCGGTCGTCGTACTCGAACCGAGCTGCGCCGCCACCCTGCGCACGGATCTGCCGGAGCTCCTCCCCGACGACCCGCGTGCCGCGGCACTCGCCGCATCCGTCCGCACCCTGGCCCAGTACCTGGAGGAGTACGCCCCCGACTGGACGCCGCCCCGCCTGGACCGCCGCGTCGCCGGCCAGACCCACTGCCATCAGCACGCGGTCCTCGGCGACGCGGCCGAGCGCAGGCTCCGCGAGAGAGCGGGCCTGACCGGAGAGCTGAGCGGCGGCTGCTGCGGTCTGGCAGGCAACTTCGGCTTCGAGAAGGGGCACTGGGACGTCTCGGTGGCCTGCGCCGAGGACCAGCTGCTGCCCGCCGTGCGGGAGGCGGAACCCGGCACGGAGCTGCTGGCCGACGGTTTCTCCTGCCGCACCCAACTGGACCAGCTGGCGGGGCGGAGGGCCCGGCACCTCGTGGAGGTCCTGGCGGAGGGGCTGCCGCCGGAGACCGGGGAGGCGCCGCCCGGCAGGGCGGCGCGACGACGGGGGCGGCCGTAG